In a genomic window of Flavobacterium sp. KACC 22761:
- a CDS encoding RtcB family protein, which yields MKTQINGTDILELGFPEGKIIGIALKINSKRHGFKRDEMIAHYKNVLETPENYIDDKIFSKLAVALIEKSNEKPEDFIALNENPNAYSAYGLDHIEDGARKQMEVAMKLPVTVAGALMPDAHQGYGLPIGGVLATKNAIIPYGVGVDIGCRMALSVYDIPEDFYFENEAKFKKELIANSIFGAGHGFHGQYKSDHAVLENETFNMNPFVKKLKDKAWSQLGSSGGGNHFVEFGIMEFAQDDAVLNIPKGKYVTLLTHSGSRGMGATIAGHYTKIAKDECKLPEVAKNLAYLDMNSQLGQEYWLAMNLAGDYASACHEIIHNKMERALGATILAKVENHHNFAWKEIWNGEEVIVHRKGATPAGKGVMGIIPGSMTAPGFLVRGKGEENAINSASHGAGRQMSRTQAIKNITQNEMKSILKDHGVTLIGAGLDEAPMAYKDINQVMEAQQDLVDVIAKFTPKLVRMADDGSRED from the coding sequence GAAGGAAAAATAATTGGAATTGCCTTAAAAATAAACAGCAAAAGACACGGATTTAAACGTGACGAAATGATTGCTCATTATAAAAACGTCTTAGAAACTCCAGAAAATTATATCGACGATAAAATCTTCAGCAAACTGGCTGTGGCTTTAATCGAAAAATCGAATGAAAAACCAGAAGATTTCATCGCTTTAAATGAAAATCCAAATGCGTATTCGGCTTACGGATTGGATCATATTGAAGACGGAGCTAGAAAACAAATGGAAGTTGCCATGAAATTGCCTGTTACAGTTGCCGGAGCTTTAATGCCGGACGCGCACCAAGGTTACGGATTACCAATTGGCGGCGTTTTAGCCACAAAAAATGCCATTATTCCGTATGGTGTTGGAGTTGATATTGGATGTAGAATGGCGTTGTCGGTCTATGATATTCCCGAAGATTTTTACTTTGAAAACGAAGCAAAATTCAAAAAAGAATTAATCGCGAATTCTATTTTTGGAGCAGGTCACGGATTTCACGGTCAGTACAAATCAGATCATGCGGTTTTGGAGAACGAAACTTTCAATATGAATCCGTTTGTGAAGAAATTGAAAGATAAAGCCTGGTCGCAATTAGGATCTTCAGGCGGTGGAAATCACTTTGTGGAATTCGGAATCATGGAATTTGCGCAAGACGATGCGGTTTTGAATATCCCAAAAGGAAAATACGTCACTTTGTTAACGCATTCCGGTTCACGCGGAATGGGAGCAACAATTGCGGGACATTATACTAAAATCGCCAAAGATGAGTGTAAACTTCCAGAAGTAGCAAAAAACTTAGCATATTTAGATATGAATTCGCAATTAGGTCAGGAATACTGGCTGGCGATGAATTTGGCGGGAGATTACGCTTCGGCTTGTCACGAGATTATCCATAACAAAATGGAACGTGCTTTGGGTGCGACGATTTTAGCCAAAGTCGAAAACCACCATAATTTTGCCTGGAAAGAAATCTGGAACGGCGAAGAAGTGATCGTACATAGAAAAGGAGCAACCCCAGCCGGAAAAGGCGTTATGGGAATCATTCCGGGAAGTATGACCGCACCGGGATTTTTGGTGAGAGGAAAAGGCGAGGAGAACGCCATTAATTCGGCTTCGCATGGAGCAGGAAGACAAATGAGCAGAACCCAAGCGATAAAAAACATCACACAAAACGAAATGAAATCGATTCTGAAAGATCATGGCGTTACGCTTATCGGAGCTGGTCTGGACGAAGCCCCAATGGCGTATAAAGATATCAATCAGGTGATGGAAGCACAACAGGATTTAGTGGATGTTATAGCGAAGTTTACACCGAAATTAGTGAGAATGGCTGATGACGGAAGCCGTGAGGATTGA
- a CDS encoding TatD family hydrolase yields MKTYIDIGINLTNKQFQNDIDDVVQDALDADVSQMILTGTSVRNSETSLEIAKQYPGILYSTAGIHPHDAKSFDAQSISKLRKLLELKNVVSVGECGLDFDRDFSPRNKQEECYKAQLELAIEVQKPLFLHERSAFNSFMNITKDYLPQLPKAVVHCFTGTLQEAKTYLDNGFYLGFTGAISDAKRYSHLKEVIQYVPLDRMMIETDAPFMLPKNVPNSLLNKYHERRCEPAFLPYVAGTIAQFKGITLDKVAEETTKNTKSFFGI; encoded by the coding sequence ATGAAAACATATATAGATATCGGAATTAATTTAACCAACAAACAATTCCAAAACGACATAGACGATGTCGTACAAGACGCGCTCGACGCCGATGTATCGCAAATGATCCTAACGGGAACAAGCGTACGAAACAGCGAAACTTCATTAGAAATCGCAAAACAATATCCGGGAATATTATATTCGACGGCGGGCATACACCCTCATGATGCGAAAAGTTTTGATGCGCAGAGTATTTCGAAACTCAGGAAATTATTAGAACTGAAAAACGTGGTTTCGGTTGGCGAATGCGGACTCGATTTTGATCGTGATTTTTCGCCCCGAAACAAACAGGAAGAATGTTATAAAGCCCAATTAGAATTGGCGATCGAAGTTCAGAAACCTTTGTTTTTGCACGAAAGAAGCGCTTTCAATTCTTTTATGAATATCACGAAAGACTATTTACCGCAATTGCCAAAAGCCGTTGTACATTGTTTTACGGGAACATTGCAAGAAGCCAAAACCTATCTCGATAACGGATTTTATTTGGGTTTTACGGGAGCGATTTCAGATGCCAAACGTTATAGTCATTTAAAAGAAGTGATTCAGTACGTACCGCTCGACCGAATGATGATTGAAACCGATGCGCCGTTTATGCTTCCTAAAAATGTCCCGAACAGTCTCTTGAATAAATACCACGAACGCCGTTGCGAACCTGCTTTTCTGCCGTATGTTGCCGGAACAATTGCACAGTTTAAAGGAATTACTTTAGATAAGGTAGCGGAGGAGACGACTAAAAATACTAAGAGCTTTTTTGGGATTTAG